The Choristoneura fumiferana chromosome Z, NRCan_CFum_1, whole genome shotgun sequence DNA window TATTACTTTAATAGCCTGAAACCAAAAAAAGTTTAGAaactccatccatccatactaaaataaaatgagaaagttactgtttgtctgtctgttaggtCTTTACGCTgaaactgctgaactgattcAGATGGAATTGGGTATGCAGatatattaatctgtcatctcccaggataacaggatcaaaggaatttgggcacaaatttgtgtctctgggagaggacaggttaagacTGGAaagtacataggatagtttattccgaaaaaaaatataggtccTAATAATGCAAACAATCAAAGAACCAAACTATTAATAGGGTATGTAAGGGTAAAAGTATATAATCGTCCTAGACCTATTTGGGCTGTAGGGAAATTCGCCTctgataaataaaaagaaataaaaataatgtcataaTTGTACTAGTATgtataacaataaaatagttACCGTGCCAGCAGCAAAGGTATACATAGGCAGGAATATGATGCTCAACCTAGTGTCAGGGTATTGCAGACATACATAAGACAGTACTGACATGATTGCTCCTGactgaaaaataaacaaatggtATTGTAATTCTTAGTCTAAGGGCGTACTAGGCAGCTTGGTTACAACAGCAAGTCAACATATAATAGAGCGGGCTCCCATACACCATCATATGTTTGACTGACTGTTGCAGCctaactacaatacaatacaaaatacaatactttaatacaataatacctTGCATGCTTAGCTTTAATGTCAAATATTCCTGATACATCTcacatttaattaaagtaatagTTAATATTACTATCACTGAAAGGTCTAAAATAAAAGCATTGGCATAGTCTAGCTGAACAAGTCAATCCAAGGAAATTCTTCAACACTACATTTTTATAATAGTAGGTAGCTACAGCCCAGATTGAAAGAGGTACTGGAGTGCAACACAAGGTAAATAACTTACTGCTCCAAGACTGAGACCAGGCTGATTTACAATGACCTTGTACAAAAAACTGGCAAAACTGCTGATTACTCCCGCGCTCAGGTACATAGCAACAAACTGCTCCTTGCCTAAGGATGCGATGGCAGCTGTTGAAAGTTAAATAACTACTTTATCTTCACATAGCATAAAACAAAGTTGCTTCCCGCCAGCTGTCTGTACATGTGTATGTACATTTAGAACTTTTtaacaatgcaattttttttaatgcagcaATTTTTTGGAGAAAAAGAGGTGAAAAATGGGGAGTTACCACCTCCGACTATAGATCATCTTTGTTTTTACAATATACCACCCATGCAAAGTTACAATCAAAATTTCCACAGTAGGTACGTATTTGAACTTAAATTTTTCGTCCTGTTTACTTTTAATTcagtaaaagaaaacattagaCAACAATTTAATTGCTAGGAAATTATAGTACCTGGCATGAAACTATACAGGACATACATATTTGCAGCCAAATGCAATGTGGAATAATGGCTGAAAGTAGACAGGATCATTGGTAAACACACTGCTTCTGCAAAGGACAAACATTTTTAGTAATAAACATCAAAGTATTTCTATTACCTAATAAATGTTAAGTATTTATATCTGCTGAGCAATGTTACGTTTTTGTTAGTtattctcgattattccataaatttaatgaaaattaaaaaggtGGTCTGTtggaactgttcttaatatataagttaatgtgcctattacaataattaattgtgataaactttcatattctttaaataaatgtctattaacggtttttaaagaaaataagtatcatgaataattattggagtagacacattaacttatatattaagaacagttctaacagactacatttttaattttaagtaaatttttatagaataatcgagaataagtaaaaaaagtgCAACGTTGCCATCTCAGCAGGTATAAGCACTCTTAAGTCAACTTACTGCCGGAAGGATTGGAACAGAAGTATTTGACCATTATTGGCTGCAAGGACCGCACACGCCAGGCCCCAAATACCAAAACATTGGCAGCAAGAATAGGATAAAACACCTTTTCACTGTCTTTCAGAGAGCTCCACCATTTTCTTGCTGGACCAGGGTCTGATTTCTACAAAAAAATTGAGAAATAGTTGTAATATATATTGGGATCTTCAGAAAATTAAGTATATCTTTTACAACATACTAACACTTTGTGCCAGAAGTCTCCTTTGCTGGGCACTTAGCCATGCACCTGGCCTCCGTAGCAAATTGTTGGCATGATAGCGCAAGCTCTCATACTCCCAAATGACACAGCCAGCAAGACTAGCAGCAGACACCTGCCCAATAATGAGTTTCAATCAATTTCATGTCATTGCatcatttattgcatataaatataatgataaGTTTAACTCTATAATtcaacataatttaaaaaaaaaaacaaggtaagAACTTTTACTTAGGCGGTtggataaaacaaaattaaataaaaataacctctgtaatttaaaaaagataataattCTACCCTTATTAATTTggacaatataaattattgacTTACCCCGATAGTAAATACAAACGGCTTGAACAGTTTGCTGGCATGAAGAGGGCCATTTTCTATCCGTATATTCTCCAAAGGGTCAGCCTGAAAACCATTTCGGGCGCCCTTGCGCGAGTTGTATGCGGTTCGGCACCCAAGTCGCCCATATTTATAAACGTTATGACTAGGTTGCAGCAGTACAGACCTACTAAAAACACTGAACATTAATATACTGTATCTTAATACAATGAAGgtaatgataatttaaattataatgcaATCGCTTACCAACTGTTTGTCAACTCTGCGGCGAACCgaacatttttgaaaaacatAATTTGAGAGTTACTAAGAACGAGattgagttacattattttttgggaagaaatgaaatgaaatttcgatGCTTGGGACTACCATGAATTTGTCGGAAAAAAATGACTACTTTGGATTTAGCTGACATTTGATGTCATGTTTGACAGCTGTCGACGTTGTTGTTTCAGGTATGTTTTACCTTTGGATAAAAACGACAGTGGAATAGCGTGTAAAAACCAATCAAATGACGTATCGTTTTTCCTGAGGCGTTCAAATCCACCCGAGCCGCAAGCAAGGGTTTATAGTTAAGGTGAGGGAAAAAGGTTTTATAAGCGAgtttgcttttcacttcgactgcAAGAAAATGAATCAGCATTTTTATAAACGGCATAAGAAGCTTTTATTTTCCATGTAAGTATTGCTAAGTATTTCTGTATATAAGAATTGcctagttttatatatttaatgaaaCTAGACTATTAATTTAGTAATGCCTACTAGCTGTACCTACAGTCGAGgttaataggtacctatcttaTTTACACTTTAGCATCTGGTCACTGTAAGTATGCCATTAATCagacaattttatacaatagtttaaacatgaagtgacagcgacaaggtagtgaAGTGCTAAGattatctttgacctcgactgtacctgcCTACAAAAGTGGTTCCACCAACcaaattgtacagtcaccagcaccaatatctgacacaacaagcgtgcatcaatatctgatacgactatttctagggtcggaaggacgtgtcagatatttttgcagctccgctgtggcagatattaatgctggtgactgtatgaAGTGCAAGGACGGGACGGATGTCTTTATCTGATGCCATTTTTGAgattacaaacaaacaataatataccgaaagtaattaaattaaactaatatctacataaaattttgtagtaggtataaaatttatctaatatacgctttgagtatttatctagatacaaaagaaaaaaatctggctccaaatgtatgcagaaataggtaattaattttgtatgtaaataggGAAAACgcagcggtacaaaatttggcccactacatacaaaattaattccctatttctgcatacatttggaGCCAGATTTTTTATCACGATACAAGGTACAaggattgctcgtttaaaggtattagatagaacTAAAAGAAGGTTCTGCGATCGTAAGgaccttaaggtcgcgggtgagcaaggaaattattttcgttcattgatatggacctccgcaaagtaacgcctgattcaataaattaggtatAAGATAGATTAGAAAGATACTTTTTCTAGTAGGCTTGGTTTTTTATTGTCTTGCAAAAGGTGAGAAAAGTAGAGTATACTCCTCGGGGATAAAACTGATTTTGCCTTGGGCGCGCTTAAATCCTTCACTGCTCTCAGGACTCCATCTTAATTCCCCGCTTCGCTCGGTACTTAAATCTGCAGTCCTTTCCCAAGTAACACATAGGCGCTACGACAACAGTTATAGGAAATCTATAAGAGTGCTAACCAGATCCtaaagttataaataagtgttttgCATTTGGAGTTAGAGCGCGCTATAACTCTACCATACCCCCGAATTGGGCACacgtttttttattaccttAGACTGTTTAATGGCAGTAAAGAGGAGTTACTGAACTGGTTAAGAGGTATAATAAAGCAATAAGAGAGCTATATAATAGTGACAACTAAAACTACAAGGGATAAAAAAGTGGTAAATATGTGAAAAATAACTCCTTCAGTGGTACAATAGAGTAAAATATCGCTTATTAACTTTTTGACTGCCAAGAGGGCTGCAAATAGGTGAATGCCTAACTCTTTAAGTGGTAGTAGAACTACAATGTCGCTCACCATTATCTTTAAGTGATATGAGGGTGGCAAATGGGTGATTTTTAAAGCGTTAAGCTCTAGTATAGACCCACAAAGGCTATAACAAACGGCCTCAGGTGCTAAAAATTTGTAACATCtcagcattttttatttatttcatcaactTTACTGTCATTTTAATGTGATATATCATTGTATCGGATCCAAATGAATGGCGGATTAAGTGGAAGTAAAGGTGAAAATAAAAGGAAATAATATAGTTTGAAGAAGTTTACTTATAACTGCGAGGGAAAGTACACTGTGaataagtatatatatgtatttttaacaaattattCAAGCGCGATGTCTGTTGTCTAtttattgaaaagaaaaaaaatgtagatatGGGGTAACATAAAACTTTTGTAATAATCGAATATAACGTTGCCTGTTCTAGTTTTAATGTATCGTGCTAGTAGTATTAGAACACAATAAAGCAAAACACTTCAACTAAACCgggttttcttttgtttttctaacCTTAGTCAAATCAATTCGTAacctaaacatgttttttttgttgcatCGCCATATTGATATCAACTGCAACTGAGCAACTTTTGGCTCTTCGCCAGAATTTATTATCGCTTGCATAGCACTTTGGGAGGTTGTAGTCAATGCTCACTTCTTATTTAGATCTTATAGTTGTAGGATTCACTTAAGGCTATAACACAAGATGCTTTGCCCGTATTGTAGTCGTCGTAGTTATCGCCGTTATAAATCTGTAGTATAGCTCTAAATGATATATTTTGCTATCTACGCTCTTTTGTCGCCAAAAGTTGTAAGTGCTGCTGCTGTAGAGCCTTTATATCTCGTTAAGCTCTAAAACAAGCTCTAATTGACGCCTATGTGCTACGCTCATGTTTCAATATCGCGCCCGTGACATAATACAGTGCTTTATCCCTTGGTgtgcaatctactattttataagTTCCGTGGAAAtaagtttttcgtaaaaaacgctgactgtaggtacgtaggtaaattctttatgttgactgtacctacttgtattgtcatccaacctacataTTGTACCcttaaatttattactttattagaTATTAAATGTTTAgccaaaacttaaaaaa harbors:
- the rho-7 gene encoding rhomboid family intramembrane serine protease rho-7 isoform X1; the encoded protein is MFFKNVRFAAELTNSCRSVLLQPSHNVYKYGRLGCRTAYNSRKGARNGFQADPLENIRIENGPLHASKLFKPFVFTIGVSAASLAGCVIWEYESLRYHANNLLRRPGAWLSAQQRRLLAQSKSDPGPARKWWSSLKDSEKVFYPILAANVLVFGAWRVRSLQPIMVKYFCSNPSGKAVCLPMILSTFSHYSTLHLAANMYVLYSFMPAAIASLGKEQFVAMYLSAGVISSFASFLYKVIVNQPGLSLGASGAIMSVLSYVCLQYPDTRLSIIFLPMYTFAAGTAIKVIMTVDLAGVALGWKFFDHAAHLGGALFGMFWCNWGHSQIWGNKDKFLQYYHVLRKNDPGR
- the rho-7 gene encoding rhomboid family intramembrane serine protease rho-7 isoform X2; the encoded protein is MFFKNVRFAAELTNSWSVLLQPSHNVYKYGRLGCRTAYNSRKGARNGFQADPLENIRIENGPLHASKLFKPFVFTIGVSAASLAGCVIWEYESLRYHANNLLRRPGAWLSAQQRRLLAQSKSDPGPARKWWSSLKDSEKVFYPILAANVLVFGAWRVRSLQPIMVKYFCSNPSGKAVCLPMILSTFSHYSTLHLAANMYVLYSFMPAAIASLGKEQFVAMYLSAGVISSFASFLYKVIVNQPGLSLGASGAIMSVLSYVCLQYPDTRLSIIFLPMYTFAAGTAIKVIMTVDLAGVALGWKFFDHAAHLGGALFGMFWCNWGHSQIWGNKDKFLQYYHVLRKNDPGR